The following are from one region of the Drosophila nasuta strain 15112-1781.00 unplaced genomic scaffold, ASM2355853v1 ctg18_pilon, whole genome shotgun sequence genome:
- the LOC132797745 gene encoding zinc metalloproteinase-disintegrin-like protein F1 isoform X16 has protein sequence MWITLASLFVIIAQLCELVQCAGEADYTLDDSFWNEESPVGEVERLLKEYRQNQELVRRIGGHYYQIIYPVQLRHHEKMGISTREVSVPKVRKDLHKRNTRKIETDTMPGQRPRPHDDSGFSRGRTKKHFHRTSLLIKAFNHKFRLDLELNSQLLSPNIQQKHYHVGGYLVDGNRHDIEHCYYHGTVKDYPGASAAFHTCNGVSGVIHIGNETFVIHPFYGGDLSKHPHVIFEARTKANKGCANSGNLDSWRLSRRTKHLSAGVVDEIHPNGAGRYKRDVREATKYIETAIIVDKAMFEKRNGSTRAEVIHDAIQVANIADLYFRTLNTRVSVVYIETWGKNQAAIDGSKDISKAISNFNDYTSRNLFQIERDTTQLLTGETFAGGEAGMAVPETVCTPRAVGISVDVNVYEPHLLAGTMAHMIGHNIGMGHDDGREECFCRDWHGCIMAQSIVGQENVQPYKFSECSKKDYIDALRTGHGLCLLNKPNEIELRRNCGNKVIEEDEECDCGTFEECALDPCCDGITCKLKSEAQCASGACCDQCRLRPKDYICRDSHNECDLPEYCDGEVGQCPIDIYKKNGSPCGLSKLGVSGYCFQGYCPTLTLQCEAIWGYGGFAADRQCYEQFNSKGSINGHCGRDANEHYIKCEPENVQCGTLQCKEGERQPVNDGIDQLYSRTIISIKGQEYECKATSGQVGSNSYPEHGLVKDGTPCGDNLICLNQTCVSLFPHVDSTKCPTNKQGQECSEHGFCTNANRCFCDMGWGGTDCSTVVLLTTPLPTEAFPTPENTIKMEKKETPYENYHGSNTVFLVGVLMSVVGFVFITFTLMALCYRYYR, from the exons ATGTGGATAACACTCGCTTCTCTGTTCGTCATCATAGCCCAGCTTTGTGAGTTGGTCCAGTGCGCTGGCG AAGCTGATTATACACTCGATGATTCATTTTGGAACGAAGAAAGTCCTGTTG GCGAAGTGGAACGCTTACTCAAAGAGTATAGACAAAATCAGGAGCTTGTGCGTCGTATCGGTGGGCATTATTATCAGATAATCTATCCGGTACAGCTGCGTCATCATGAGAAAATGGGAATCTCAACTCGTGAAGTCAGTGTCCCTAAGGTACGCAAAGATTTGCATAAGAGAAATACTAGAAAAATCGAAACAGACACAATG CCAGGACAAAGACCACGCCCACACGATGACAGTGGATTTAGCAGAGGTAGAACAAAG AAGCACTTCCACCGCACTTCGTTGCTCATCAAGGCATTTAATCACAAATTTCGATTGGATTTGGAATTAAACTC TCAACTACTTTCGCCCAACATACAGCAGAAACACTATCACGTTGGTGGATATCTCGTTGACGGCAATCGACAT GACATCGAGCATTGCTACTATCATGGCACAGTGAAGGATTATCCGGGAGCAAGTGCTGCCTTTCACACCTGCAACGGAGTTAGCGGCGTCATTCACATTGGCAACGAGACCTTTGTGATTCATCCCTTTTACGGCGGAGATCTGTCG aAACATCCGCACGTCATTTTCGAAGCACGCACCAAGGCCAACAAAGGATGCGCAAACTCTGGCAATTTGGACTCTTGGAGACTGTCGCGACGGACCAAACACCTGTCGGCGGGCGTTGTCGATGAAATCCATCCAAATGGGGCGGGGCGTTACAAGCGAGATGTGCGCGAGGCCACCAAATACATTGAGACGGCCATCATAGTGGATAAGGCCATGTTCGAGAAGCGCAATGGGAGCACACGTGCAGAGGTGATACACGATGCCATACAGGTGGCCAATATAGCTGATCTG TATTTCCGCACGCTGAACACTCGTGTCTCGGTGGTATACATTGAGACGTGGGGCAAAAATCAGGCGGCCATCGATGGCAGCAAGGACATCAGCAAGGCAATATCCAATTTTAACGATTACACCTCTAGGAATCTCTTTCAAATCGAACGCGATACCACACAGCTGCTAAC TGGAGAGACTTTTGCGGGTGGCGAGGCTGGCATGGCAGTGCCCGAGACAGTTTGCACACCGCGTGCCGTTGGTATCAGCGTCGATGTGAATGTTTACGAGCCGCATCTGTTAGCTGGGACCATGGCCCACATGATTGGACACAACATTGGCATGGGCCACGACGATGGTC GTGAGGAATGCTTCTGTCGGGACTGGCACGGATGCATAATGGCACAGTCAATAGTCGGTCAGGAGAATGTGCAGCCATACAAATTTTCGGAATGCAGTAAAAAGGATTACATTGACGCATTGCGCACGGGTCACGGTCTTTGTTTACTCAACAAGCCCAATGAG ATCGAGCTGCGGCGCAACTGCGGCAACAAAGTGATCGAGGAGGACGAGGAGTGTGACTGTGGCACATTCGAGGAGTGCGCTTTGGACCCATGCTGTGATGGCATCACATGTAAGCTCAAGTCGGAGGCACAGTGTGCCAGCGGTGCCTGCTGCGACCAATGCCGG CTGCGACCCAAAGATTACATCTGCCGCGACTCGCACAACGAATGTGATTTGCCCGAATATTGTGATGGCGAGGTCGGTCAATGTCCCATTGATATCTACAAGAAGAACGGCTCACCTTGCGGTCTCAGTAAATTGGGAGTTTCAG GCTACTGCTTCCAGGGCTATTGTCCAACGCTGACGCTGCAATGCGAGGCTATCTGGGGCTACGGCGGCTTTGCGGCCGATCGCCAGTGCTACGAGCAGTTCAATTCAAAGGGTTCAATCAACGGTCACTGCGGTCGCGATGCCAACGAGCATTACATCAAATGCGAACCAGA GAACGTCCAGTGCGGCACGCTGCAGTGCAAGGAGGGCGAGAGGCAGCCAGTTAACGATGGCATCGACCAGCTTTACTCTCGCACCATAATCTCCATCAAAGGGCAGGAGTATGAATGCAA GGCGACCAGCGGTCAAGTGGGCTCCAATAGCTATCCCGAGCATGGCCTGGTCAAGGATGGGACTCCGTGTGGCGATAATTTGATTTGCCTTAACCAAACGTGCGTCAGTCTTTTCCCTCATGTGGATTCAACCAAGTGCCCAACGAATAAGCAGGGTCAAGAGTGCTCAGAGCATGGT TTCTGCACGAATGCGAACCGATGCTTTTGCGATATGGGCTGGGGCGGCACAGACTGCAGCACCGTGGTGCTGTTGACCACACCACTGCCAACGGAAGCATTCCCAACGCCGGAGAATACAATCAAAATGGAGAAGAAAGAAACTCCATATG AGAACTACCACGGCTCAAATACAGTGTTCCTAGTCGGTGTTCTAATGTCAGTTGTAGGGTTCGTTTTTATAACATTCACCTTGATGGCATTGTGCTACAG
- the LOC132797745 gene encoding zinc metalloproteinase-disintegrin-like protein F1 isoform X18: MWITLASLFVIIAQLCELVQCAGEADYTLDDSFWNEESPVGEVERLLKEYRQNQELVRRIGGHYYQIIYPVQLRHHEKMGISTREVSVPKVRKDLHKRNTRKIETDTMPGQRPRPHDDSGFSRGRTKKHFHRTSLLIKAFNHKFRLDLELNSQLLSPNIQQKHYHVGGYLVDGNRHDIEHCYYHGTVKDYPGASAAFHTCNGVSGVIHIGNETFVIHPFYGGDLSKHPHVIFEARTKANKGCANSGNLDSWRLSRRTKHLSAGVVDEIHPNGAGRYKRDVREATKYIETAIIVDKAMFEKRNGSTRAEVIHDAIQVANIADLYFRTLNTRVSVVYIETWGKNQAAIDGSKDISKAISNFNDYTSRNLFQIERDTTQLLTGETFAGGEAGMAVPETVCTPRAVGISVDVNVYEPHLLAGTMAHMIGHNIGMGHDDGREECFCRDWHGCIMAQSIVGQENVQPYKFSECSKKDYIDALRTGHGLCLLNKPNEIELRRNCGNKVIEEDEECDCGTFEECALDPCCDGITCKLKSEAQCASGACCDQCRLRPKDYICRDSHNECDLPEYCDGEVGQCPIDIYKKNGSPCGLSKLGVSGYCFQGYCPTLTLQCEAIWGYGGFAADRQCYEQFNSKGSINGHCGRDANEHYIKCEPENVQCGTLQCKEGERQPVNDGIDQLYSRTIISIKGQEYECKATSGQVGSNSYPEHGLVKDGTPCGDNLICLNQTCVSLFPHVDSTKCPTNKQGQECSEHGFCTNANRCFCDMGWGGTDCSTVVLLTTPLPTEAFPTPENTIKMEKKETPYANRAIWRGNS; the protein is encoded by the exons ATGTGGATAACACTCGCTTCTCTGTTCGTCATCATAGCCCAGCTTTGTGAGTTGGTCCAGTGCGCTGGCG AAGCTGATTATACACTCGATGATTCATTTTGGAACGAAGAAAGTCCTGTTG GCGAAGTGGAACGCTTACTCAAAGAGTATAGACAAAATCAGGAGCTTGTGCGTCGTATCGGTGGGCATTATTATCAGATAATCTATCCGGTACAGCTGCGTCATCATGAGAAAATGGGAATCTCAACTCGTGAAGTCAGTGTCCCTAAGGTACGCAAAGATTTGCATAAGAGAAATACTAGAAAAATCGAAACAGACACAATG CCAGGACAAAGACCACGCCCACACGATGACAGTGGATTTAGCAGAGGTAGAACAAAG AAGCACTTCCACCGCACTTCGTTGCTCATCAAGGCATTTAATCACAAATTTCGATTGGATTTGGAATTAAACTC TCAACTACTTTCGCCCAACATACAGCAGAAACACTATCACGTTGGTGGATATCTCGTTGACGGCAATCGACAT GACATCGAGCATTGCTACTATCATGGCACAGTGAAGGATTATCCGGGAGCAAGTGCTGCCTTTCACACCTGCAACGGAGTTAGCGGCGTCATTCACATTGGCAACGAGACCTTTGTGATTCATCCCTTTTACGGCGGAGATCTGTCG aAACATCCGCACGTCATTTTCGAAGCACGCACCAAGGCCAACAAAGGATGCGCAAACTCTGGCAATTTGGACTCTTGGAGACTGTCGCGACGGACCAAACACCTGTCGGCGGGCGTTGTCGATGAAATCCATCCAAATGGGGCGGGGCGTTACAAGCGAGATGTGCGCGAGGCCACCAAATACATTGAGACGGCCATCATAGTGGATAAGGCCATGTTCGAGAAGCGCAATGGGAGCACACGTGCAGAGGTGATACACGATGCCATACAGGTGGCCAATATAGCTGATCTG TATTTCCGCACGCTGAACACTCGTGTCTCGGTGGTATACATTGAGACGTGGGGCAAAAATCAGGCGGCCATCGATGGCAGCAAGGACATCAGCAAGGCAATATCCAATTTTAACGATTACACCTCTAGGAATCTCTTTCAAATCGAACGCGATACCACACAGCTGCTAAC TGGAGAGACTTTTGCGGGTGGCGAGGCTGGCATGGCAGTGCCCGAGACAGTTTGCACACCGCGTGCCGTTGGTATCAGCGTCGATGTGAATGTTTACGAGCCGCATCTGTTAGCTGGGACCATGGCCCACATGATTGGACACAACATTGGCATGGGCCACGACGATGGTC GTGAGGAATGCTTCTGTCGGGACTGGCACGGATGCATAATGGCACAGTCAATAGTCGGTCAGGAGAATGTGCAGCCATACAAATTTTCGGAATGCAGTAAAAAGGATTACATTGACGCATTGCGCACGGGTCACGGTCTTTGTTTACTCAACAAGCCCAATGAG ATCGAGCTGCGGCGCAACTGCGGCAACAAAGTGATCGAGGAGGACGAGGAGTGTGACTGTGGCACATTCGAGGAGTGCGCTTTGGACCCATGCTGTGATGGCATCACATGTAAGCTCAAGTCGGAGGCACAGTGTGCCAGCGGTGCCTGCTGCGACCAATGCCGG CTGCGACCCAAAGATTACATCTGCCGCGACTCGCACAACGAATGTGATTTGCCCGAATATTGTGATGGCGAGGTCGGTCAATGTCCCATTGATATCTACAAGAAGAACGGCTCACCTTGCGGTCTCAGTAAATTGGGAGTTTCAG GCTACTGCTTCCAGGGCTATTGTCCAACGCTGACGCTGCAATGCGAGGCTATCTGGGGCTACGGCGGCTTTGCGGCCGATCGCCAGTGCTACGAGCAGTTCAATTCAAAGGGTTCAATCAACGGTCACTGCGGTCGCGATGCCAACGAGCATTACATCAAATGCGAACCAGA GAACGTCCAGTGCGGCACGCTGCAGTGCAAGGAGGGCGAGAGGCAGCCAGTTAACGATGGCATCGACCAGCTTTACTCTCGCACCATAATCTCCATCAAAGGGCAGGAGTATGAATGCAA GGCGACCAGCGGTCAAGTGGGCTCCAATAGCTATCCCGAGCATGGCCTGGTCAAGGATGGGACTCCGTGTGGCGATAATTTGATTTGCCTTAACCAAACGTGCGTCAGTCTTTTCCCTCATGTGGATTCAACCAAGTGCCCAACGAATAAGCAGGGTCAAGAGTGCTCAGAGCATGGT TTCTGCACGAATGCGAACCGATGCTTTTGCGATATGGGCTGGGGCGGCACAGACTGCAGCACCGTGGTGCTGTTGACCACACCACTGCCAACGGAAGCATTCCCAACGCCGGAGAATACAATCAAAATGGAGAAGAAAGAAACTCCATATG CCAATCGGGCGATTTGGAGGGGCAACAGTTAA
- the LOC132797745 gene encoding zinc metalloproteinase-disintegrin-like protein F1 isoform X17: MWITLASLFVIIAQLCELVQCAGEADYTLDDSFWNEESPVGEVERLLKEYRQNQELVRRIGGHYYQIIYPVQLRHHEKMGISTREVSVPKVRKDLHKRNTRKIETDTMPGQRPRPHDDSGFSRGRTKKHFHRTSLLIKAFNHKFRLDLELNSQLLSPNIQQKHYHVGGYLVDGNRHDIEHCYYHGTVKDYPGASAAFHTCNGVSGVIHIGNETFVIHPFYGGDLSKHPHVIFEARTKANKGCANSGNLDSWRLSRRTKHLSAGVVDEIHPNGAGRYKRDVREATKYIETAIIVDKAMFEKRNGSTRAEVIHDAIQVANIADLYFRTLNTRVSVVYIETWGKNQAAIDGSKDISKAISNFNDYTSRNLFQIERDTTQLLTGETFAGGEAGMAVPETVCTPRAVGISVDVNVYEPHLLAGTMAHMIGHNIGMGHDDGREECFCRDWHGCIMAQSIVGQENVQPYKFSECSKKDYIDALRTGHGLCLLNKPNEIELRRNCGNKVIEEDEECDCGTFEECALDPCCDGITCKLKSEAQCASGACCDQCRLRPKDYICRDSHNECDLPEYCDGEVGQCPIDIYKKNGSPCGLSKLGVSGYCFQGYCPTLTLQCEAIWGYGGFAADRQCYEQFNSKGSINGHCGRDANEHYIKCEPENVQCGTLQCKEGERQPVNDGIDQLYSRTIISIKGQEYECKATSGQVGSNSYPEHGLVKDGTPCGDNLICLNQTCVSLFPHVDSTKCPTNKQGQECSEHGFCTNANRCFCDMGWGGTDCSTVVLLTTPLPTEAFPTPENTIKMEKKETPYDTIAKRGTLDTAL; encoded by the exons ATGTGGATAACACTCGCTTCTCTGTTCGTCATCATAGCCCAGCTTTGTGAGTTGGTCCAGTGCGCTGGCG AAGCTGATTATACACTCGATGATTCATTTTGGAACGAAGAAAGTCCTGTTG GCGAAGTGGAACGCTTACTCAAAGAGTATAGACAAAATCAGGAGCTTGTGCGTCGTATCGGTGGGCATTATTATCAGATAATCTATCCGGTACAGCTGCGTCATCATGAGAAAATGGGAATCTCAACTCGTGAAGTCAGTGTCCCTAAGGTACGCAAAGATTTGCATAAGAGAAATACTAGAAAAATCGAAACAGACACAATG CCAGGACAAAGACCACGCCCACACGATGACAGTGGATTTAGCAGAGGTAGAACAAAG AAGCACTTCCACCGCACTTCGTTGCTCATCAAGGCATTTAATCACAAATTTCGATTGGATTTGGAATTAAACTC TCAACTACTTTCGCCCAACATACAGCAGAAACACTATCACGTTGGTGGATATCTCGTTGACGGCAATCGACAT GACATCGAGCATTGCTACTATCATGGCACAGTGAAGGATTATCCGGGAGCAAGTGCTGCCTTTCACACCTGCAACGGAGTTAGCGGCGTCATTCACATTGGCAACGAGACCTTTGTGATTCATCCCTTTTACGGCGGAGATCTGTCG aAACATCCGCACGTCATTTTCGAAGCACGCACCAAGGCCAACAAAGGATGCGCAAACTCTGGCAATTTGGACTCTTGGAGACTGTCGCGACGGACCAAACACCTGTCGGCGGGCGTTGTCGATGAAATCCATCCAAATGGGGCGGGGCGTTACAAGCGAGATGTGCGCGAGGCCACCAAATACATTGAGACGGCCATCATAGTGGATAAGGCCATGTTCGAGAAGCGCAATGGGAGCACACGTGCAGAGGTGATACACGATGCCATACAGGTGGCCAATATAGCTGATCTG TATTTCCGCACGCTGAACACTCGTGTCTCGGTGGTATACATTGAGACGTGGGGCAAAAATCAGGCGGCCATCGATGGCAGCAAGGACATCAGCAAGGCAATATCCAATTTTAACGATTACACCTCTAGGAATCTCTTTCAAATCGAACGCGATACCACACAGCTGCTAAC TGGAGAGACTTTTGCGGGTGGCGAGGCTGGCATGGCAGTGCCCGAGACAGTTTGCACACCGCGTGCCGTTGGTATCAGCGTCGATGTGAATGTTTACGAGCCGCATCTGTTAGCTGGGACCATGGCCCACATGATTGGACACAACATTGGCATGGGCCACGACGATGGTC GTGAGGAATGCTTCTGTCGGGACTGGCACGGATGCATAATGGCACAGTCAATAGTCGGTCAGGAGAATGTGCAGCCATACAAATTTTCGGAATGCAGTAAAAAGGATTACATTGACGCATTGCGCACGGGTCACGGTCTTTGTTTACTCAACAAGCCCAATGAG ATCGAGCTGCGGCGCAACTGCGGCAACAAAGTGATCGAGGAGGACGAGGAGTGTGACTGTGGCACATTCGAGGAGTGCGCTTTGGACCCATGCTGTGATGGCATCACATGTAAGCTCAAGTCGGAGGCACAGTGTGCCAGCGGTGCCTGCTGCGACCAATGCCGG CTGCGACCCAAAGATTACATCTGCCGCGACTCGCACAACGAATGTGATTTGCCCGAATATTGTGATGGCGAGGTCGGTCAATGTCCCATTGATATCTACAAGAAGAACGGCTCACCTTGCGGTCTCAGTAAATTGGGAGTTTCAG GCTACTGCTTCCAGGGCTATTGTCCAACGCTGACGCTGCAATGCGAGGCTATCTGGGGCTACGGCGGCTTTGCGGCCGATCGCCAGTGCTACGAGCAGTTCAATTCAAAGGGTTCAATCAACGGTCACTGCGGTCGCGATGCCAACGAGCATTACATCAAATGCGAACCAGA GAACGTCCAGTGCGGCACGCTGCAGTGCAAGGAGGGCGAGAGGCAGCCAGTTAACGATGGCATCGACCAGCTTTACTCTCGCACCATAATCTCCATCAAAGGGCAGGAGTATGAATGCAA GGCGACCAGCGGTCAAGTGGGCTCCAATAGCTATCCCGAGCATGGCCTGGTCAAGGATGGGACTCCGTGTGGCGATAATTTGATTTGCCTTAACCAAACGTGCGTCAGTCTTTTCCCTCATGTGGATTCAACCAAGTGCCCAACGAATAAGCAGGGTCAAGAGTGCTCAGAGCATGGT TTCTGCACGAATGCGAACCGATGCTTTTGCGATATGGGCTGGGGCGGCACAGACTGCAGCACCGTGGTGCTGTTGACCACACCACTGCCAACGGAAGCATTCCCAACGCCGGAGAATACAATCAAAATGGAGAAGAAAGAAACTCCATATG